In a single window of the Jaculus jaculus isolate mJacJac1 chromosome 9, mJacJac1.mat.Y.cur, whole genome shotgun sequence genome:
- the Wnt9b gene encoding protein Wnt-9b, translating to MVILGLESLTGREVLTPFPGLGTAAAPAQGGAHLEQCDLLKLSRRQKQLCRREPGLAETLRDAARLGLLECQFQFRQERWNCSLEGRTGLLKRGFKETAFLYAVSSAALTHALARACSAGRMERCTCDDSPGLQSRQAWQWGVCGDNLKYSTKFLNNFLGPKRGSKDLRARADAHNTHVGIKAVKSGLRTTCKCHGVSGSCAVRTCWKQLSPFRETGQVLKLRYDSAVKVSSATNEALGRLELWAPAKARGSAKGLAPRPGDLVYMEDSPSFCRPSKYSPGTAGRVCSREASCSSLCCGRGYDTQSRLVAFSCHCQVQWCCYVECQQCAQQELVYTCKR from the exons ATGGTCAttctgggcctggagag CCTGACCGGGCGCGAGGTCTTGACGCCGTTCCCGGGTCTGGGCACAGCCGCAGCCCCAGCTCAGGGTGGCGCCCACCTGGAGCAGTGTGACCTGCTGAAGCTGTCCCGCCGCCAGAAGCAGCTGTGCCGCCGGGAGCCGGGCCTGGCCGAGACCCTGCGGGACGCGGCACGCCTGGGCCTGCTAGAATGCCAATTCCAGTTCCGGCAGGAGCGCTGGAACTGCAGCCTGGAGGGGAGGACCGGCCTGCTCAAGAGAG GCTTCAAGGAGACAGCCTTCCTGTACGCAGTATCCTCAGCGGCGCTCACCCACGCGCTGGCCCGGGCCTGCAGCGCCGGGCGCATGGAGCGCTGCACCTGCGATGACTCTCCGGGCCTGCAGAGCCGGCAGGCCTGGCAGTGGGGCGTGTGTGGCGACAACCTGAAATACAGCACCAAGTTCCTGAACAACTTCCTGGGTCCCAAGAGAGGAAGCAAGGACCTGCGAGCACGGGCTGATGCCCACAACACCCATGTGGGCATCAAG GCTGTGAAGAGTGGGCTCAGGACCACCTGCAAGTGCCACGGCGTGTCAGGCTCCTGTGCCGTGCGGACCTGCTGGAAGCAGCTCTCCCCGTTCCGGGAGACGGGCCAGGTGCTCAAACTGCGCTATGACTCGGCCGTCAAGGTGTCCAGCGCCACCAACGAGGCCTTGGGCCGGCTGGAGCTGTGGGCACCCGCCAAGGCACGCGGCTCTGCCAAGGGGCTGGCGCCGCGGCCGGGggacctggtctacatggaggactCTCCCAGCTTCTGCCGGCCCAGCAAGTACTCTCCGGGCACGGCGGGCAGGGTGTGCTCGCGGGAGGCCAGCTGCAGCAGCCTCTGCTGCGGGCGGGGCTACGACACCCAGAGCCGCCTGGTGGCcttctcctgccactgccaggtgcagtggtgctGCTACGTGGAGTGCCAGCAGTGCGCCCAGCAGGAGCTGGTATACACCTGCAAGCGCTAG